Proteins found in one Aspergillus puulaauensis MK2 DNA, chromosome 8, nearly complete sequence genomic segment:
- a CDS encoding uncharacterized protein (COG:S;~EggNog:ENOG410PRPS;~InterPro:IPR018838;~PFAM:PF10382) codes for MSTPLSSGAPRSSSLAVPATQNTAPVVKFRCLFTHDIRRKAKRWQDGFLRYHTFNKRVMVYDNTGYFIGDLHYRAPEGINDGDELELDKGVLIQVCEPLERTETDISSLYKNKSQASPSHPGDAPPSSLRSAVPRSSLSSQQASRSLNDLLGVKKTSVPQLPSPYEQRRRQIPTSSHQPHERPAKRQRVTPEPITSSQQDVVDLADSPPLRQQSRNTQSRPNPHPTPQNQRTAVLPEPQKSTGPPPRQQSANTQSRPKPHSIPENQRTAFLPEPQKSAGPRGTSEKQVAPSSSRPTAQSVSQNLKTSSSGAESSVNTLRFPSSKPRRKLMYQESSLAPVKKSESQTTLSRTHSQRRTIEQAASSPVIILDDDSPKLDDDPIPDDGSVSDDDDLFLDFQTAVPHQETPAQVDSDDSLFRSHSLNSNMEDGVNLTASAPNPPATEHSSKLSNSNNRFPLMHSGPSLPNDQHTAKFLENIARPRSTGLRKSYSDPTTINSFHTRPLPTTSPLNPSVDKDDELGPWTSEALDLFDFWPPGRPKPT; via the exons ATGTCAACGCCCCTCTCTTCAGGAGCTCCGCGCTCCTCCAGCTTGGCCGTCCCCGCAACCCAAAACACAGCTCCCGTTGTCAAGTTCCGCTGCCTCTTCACCCATGACATTCGACGCAAGGCAAAGCGCTGGCAGGACGGCTTCCTCCGATACCACACCTTCAATAAGCGCGTGATGGTCTATGATAATACCGGCTATTTCATCGGAGATCTGCATTATCGGGCACCTGAAGGAATCAACGACGGTGATGAATTGGAGCTCGATAAAGGCGTGTTGATTCAAGTATGTGAGCCGCTGGAAAGGACAGAGACCGATATTTCCTCTCTCTACAAGAACAAAAGCCAGGCGTCGCCGTCGCACCCTGGAGACGCACCGccctcttctctccgttCGGCAGTTCCCCGGTCATCGCTCTCCTCCCAACAGGCTTCGCGTTCTTTAAATGACCTTCTTGGAGTCAAGAAAACTTCTGTTCCCCAGTTGCCTTCTCCATACGAACAGCGCCGCAGACAAATACCGACCAGCTCGCACCAACCCCATGAGCGACCCGCGAAGCGCCAACGTGTCACGCCAGAGCCTATCACAAGCAGTCAGCAGGACGTTGTCGACCTGGCGGACTCCCCTCCGCTGCGACAACAAAGCAGAAATACACAGTCGCGTCCAAATCCCCATCCGACACCCCAGAATCAACGCACAGCAGTCTTACCGGAACCACAAAAGTCAACCGGCCCTCCGCCGCGACAACAAAGCGCAAATACACAGTCGCGCCCAAAGCCCCATTCGATACCCGAGAATCAACGCACAGCATTCTTACCGGAGCCGCAAAAGTCAGCCGGCCCTCGGGGTACCTCCGAGAAGCAGGTCGCACCCTCTTCCAGTCGTCCTACCGCGCAGTCAGTTTCGCAAAACCTCAAAACTTCCAGCTCTGGTGCCGAATCATCCGTCAACACTCTTCGATTTCCCAGTAGCAAACCACGCAGGAAGCTGATGTATCAAGAGTCATCGCTGGCGCCTGTTAAGAAATCCGAGTCACAAACCACCTTATCTCGAACACATTCACA ACGCCGAACGATTGAACAAGCAGCATCTAGTCCTGTCATCattctcgacgacgacagcCCTAAACTAGATGATGATCCCATACCAGACGACGGCTCTGTTtcagacgatgacgacctcTTTCTAGACTTTCAAACTGCTGTACCACACCAAGAAACTCCCGCTCAAGTCGATTCGGATGATTCTTTATTTAGAAGCCATTCACTCAATAGCAACATGGAAGACGGCGTAAATCTTACAGCATCTgctccaaaccctcctgCAACTGAACATTCGTCAAAACTCAGCAATTCAAATAACCGTTTTCCGTTAATGCATTCCGGGCCATCTCTACCTAACGACCAACATACTGCCAAATTCCTAGAGAACATAGCAAGGCCCCGCTCAACTGGCCTCCGCAAATCATATTCAGACCCTACAACTATCAACAGTTTCCATACTCGACCTTTGCCCACAACGAGTCCGCTCAATCCTTCCGTGGACAAAGACGATGAGCTGGGACCGTGGACATCAGAAGCGCTCGACTTGTTCGACTTCTGGCCGCCAGGACGGCCAAAACCAACTTAA
- a CDS encoding class I SAM-dependent methyltransferase (COG:S;~EggNog:ENOG410PSXZ;~InterPro:IPR029063;~PFAM:PF13489,PF08241) — protein sequence MASSDATTLQWLKTLTEPGQILAMSMSYYIDANIKAILRGQILAPILNAQQLRDESFGKFWVAFSSNREEAQEAQETAETPAASTEESPLIATGSKEVQGSADLIPPILAQATGLVLDVGPGTGTQMPLLKAPGIKAIYGAEPCAGLHAELRKRAFDEGLGVKYTILPCSVVKKDLDRELEKVGLLEDSAAGTGRGVFDTIITVRVLCSVPEFEKTVEELYTLLKPGGKMLVVEHVVNPWTTPKGSILARVMQGVYHFLGWRWVMGDCCLNRDTEGVVKRV from the exons ATGGCGAGCAGCGATGCGACAACGCTGCAATGGCTCAAGACCCTCACCGAGCCGGGGCAAATTCTGGCAATGTCCATGTCTT ACTACATCGACGCCAACATAAAAGCTATTCTGCGCGGACAGATTCTAGCACCTATCCTGAACGCCCAGCAGCTTCGCGACGAGTCCTTTGGGAAATTCTGGGTTGCATTTAGCT CAAACCGAGAAGAAGCACAAGAGGCGCAAGAAACAGCAGAAACGCCTGCAGCCTCAACCGAAGAATCACCACTAATAGCAACTGGTTCTAAAGAAGTCCAAGGCTCCGCAGACTTAATCCCACCAATTCTTGCACAGGCAACCGGACTCGTCCTAGACGTCGGCCCAGGAACAGGGACCCAAATGCCTCTTCTCAAAGCACCGGGCATAAAGGCGATTTACGGCGCGGAGCCATGCGCAGGTCTCCACGCGGAGCTACGCAAGCGAGCTTTCGATGAGGGGCTAGGTGTTAAGTATACCATCCTACCGTGTAGTGTTGTGAAGAAGGATTTGGAtagggagttggagaaggttgGGCTTTTGGAGGATTCCGCTGCGGGGACGGGGCGAGGGGTTTTCGATACGATAATTACAGTCCGGGTTCTGTGCTCTGTGCCGGAGTTTGAGAAGACCGTTGAGGAGTTGTATACGCTGCTCAAGCCTGGTGGGAAgatgttggttgttgagcaTGTTGTGAATCCGTGGACGACGCCGAAGGGGTCGATTTTGGCGAGGGTGATGCAGGGTGTTTATCATTTCCTGGGGTGGAGATGGGTTATGGGGGATTGTTGTTTGAATCGGGATACGGAGGGGGTTGTGAAGAGGGTT
- a CDS encoding putative nuclear migration protein (ApsA) (COG:Z;~EggNog:ENOG410PMDA;~InterPro:IPR001849,IPR024774;~PFAM:PF12814,PF00169;~go_component: GO:0005938 - cell cortex [Evidence IEA];~go_function: GO:0005515 - protein binding [Evidence IEA];~go_function: GO:0005543 - phospholipid binding [Evidence IEA];~go_process: GO:0032065 - maintenance of protein location in cell cortex [Evidence IEA]) → MTASGSGSASISVMDDPFVTNPEGARNPLETNQYSSFDAQLFSLDASSPAQAKRALEAHLAETERRLEEASKLGTALVDQRKELEDKLKEVEQQQEEGQIGQDLRRKLSELEHEYNEIGRETARAFLAPKRLAGGDDGHVGTPSFDQKSPLSPAFFAGQATNSPSKVSVPSRKQRNQPSNRVHDIEFATEISTSLLAQVRQLQTLLAEREDSLKTVNLEKSRLELEAEGYAQRIRALDESEERYKDENWALETKTHELMAAVKEATDREGKLNGSLGAVAAEKGVMERELEDLKQANAKLVEDHTAAQKANDAEIHLLRRNLTAGDTEKATLQRKLEDMNSQNQELAKAVAMRLRHHETESTREIMRSRDSDDEDQATPENSPPPSPNKFTPRHNHLETETLRSSLGHAHRMIQNLRSTVHREKTEKIELKRMLQDARDEVEQRRRDSTAANGTTNKKQKTKADASRKAARPDLLGAGRKKAEIEIHDSDWEDNAGEISPTHKASMKSRERRGDQSTDERSDAYHTATENDDPFETANERETATESEAFQTGVESMAGESTDSDELTETEDRVNSSTPRERVSSLTLAKARDRTSYYSTASTSADEDSEDPGTPSASQFSTPRYRLRKKRSVVRKIRPSGEAPMAFGSRPSSARDSPATSFTREASAAPEGQSLFAELAELDGDEDEDGSFGPPMQFDPESPTTPRMVPGSDSRRPSEANMETPPKPAMVDSGVMTDPWEPTPSLTSHTSDAETVSGVPLTPKKAAMSDAGTGMEGVESPKLVNSGTQWTPLKPDVDLNGDQVLNVPTPPKMAWDGQNADEQREVEMPDTPKTQIELDVSSISHQETEPVAPSFPELSTALFVGGTTEPIAVPTPVQPEVALSTISSQSSEPKSPIIPVIPEPEPAYVPDMVFSQISVLDTLPVAASLPVPEVEPVVSRSEQGTSTDVVEFSISAISSEQTEPIEAVPEAKEDTVVPVPMVVDEAVPDPTLPDLSISFIPPAYTEPISPETQEVAVPSVPQLSLSTVNSVETPPVEHAPAVVYLPSLPVVDENTPPGAMASSKAIKDGPPQVVVDDSADRDTADETVTQEPGATLPLGAISGNAAPRRARADSSHQADQGAQTILSSKQIDQLLLDRVSSRPLSPPDSDRTKEMNSSPFNTPKVRSRPVPAPLASSTSPHKRPGSANSQASSVQIHPPLPVDHREAILAAEKKSMEQRPTSAGLMGPPLAPASAYRTNGAQRPRTPNESAVQAGSAKTTTSRASMRRDSHMSRRSSVSSFASELEERFNMQPHPPFAPPQGYSMGTDPRMIQAITQTMIGEFLWKYTRRAVSGDISNTRHRRYFWVHPYTRTLYWSEHDPQSSGKSEGRTKSVPIEAVRVVADDNPYPPGLHCKSLEVVSPGRRIRFTATTSQRHETWFNALSYLLVRNGPEDEDADNNVTLEDIDEFNPGFRSRSRQTARMSVSSGQSRGGTRNLPKQRSGSAMSLRPSLTPGRASPAYPPSHYSDQARQSSASRLSTIFNSTIKGSFGRKGPGYAASSVNEGSLHNHDSVEDLQHVHDHDGDRLENVRACCDGKHDVSSLSRNSRYSPRANRIHSHH, encoded by the exons ATGACCGCTTCTGGAAGTGGAAGCGCCTCGATATCCGTGATGGATGACCCTTTCGTTACCAATCCGGAAGGGGCGCGCAACCCCCTGGAGACAAACCAATATTCCTCGTTTGATGCGCAACTGTTCAGTTTGGATGCCTCTTCGCCCGCACAAGCTAAACGGGCTCTGGAGGCCCATCTAGCGGAAACTGAGCGCCGCCTCGAAGAAGCGTCTAAACTGGGCACCGCTCTCGTTGATCAGCGaaaggaactggaggacAAGCTCAAGGAAGTCGAGCAACAACAGGAGGAGGGCCAAATTGGACAAGATCTCCGTCGGAAATTGTCTGAACTCGAGCACGAGTACAATGAAATCGGCCGGGAGACTGCACGAGCGTTTCTTGCGCCAAAGCGTCTTGCtggtggagatgatgggCATGTGGGCACACCCTCTTTCGACCAGAAG TCACCCCTAAGTCCAGCATTCTTTGCTGGGCAAGCTACTAATTCCCCCAGTAAGGTGAGCGTACCATCACGAAAACAGCGCAACCAGCCTTCAAACCGCGTCCACGATATCGAGTTTGCTACCGAAATTTCCACGTCCTTACTTGCCCAAGTGCGTCAACTACAAACATTGCTAGCCGAACGGGAGGATAGCTTGAAAACCGTGAACCTGGAAAAGTCGCGACTCGAGTTGGAAGCCGAAGGATATGCCCAACGGATACGCGCTTTGGACGAGAGCGAGGAACGGTATAAGGACGAGAACTGGGCGCTGGAAACAAAGACCCACGAGCTTATGGCCGCCGTGAAAGAAGCCACAGACCGCGAGGGAAAACTTAATGGCAGTCTAGGGGCAGTTGCTGCGGAAAAAGGTGTCATGGAGCGGGAGCTCGAAGATCTAAAACAAGCGAACGCCAAACTTGTTGAAGACCACACGGCAGCCCAGAAGGCGAATGATGCTGAAATCCATCTTTTGCGTAGGAATCTCACGGCAGGAGATACCGAGAAGGCTACGCTTCAGCGGAAGCTCGAAGATATGAACTCCCAGAACCAAGAGCTCGCGAAAGCAGTCGCCATGCGGTTGCGCCACCATGAAACAGAGTCTACCCGTGAAATCATGCGGTCCCGTGattctgatgatgaagaccaaGCAACACCAGAGAACTCGCCACCGCCGTCACCGAATAAATTCACTCCTCGTCATAACCACCTGGAGACCGAGACTCTGCGGAGCTCGCTTGGCCATGCTCACCGTATGATCCAGAATCTGAGGAGTACGGTTCATCGAGAGAAGACAGAGAAGATCGAGCTGAAGCGCATGCTTCAGGACGCACGAGATGAGGTCGAACAGCGCCGCCGCGATTCAACTGCTGCGAATGGCACTACCAacaagaagcaaaagacaaAGGCTGACGCATCGCGCAAAGCTGCACGGCCGGACTTGTTGGGAGCtggaaggaagaaggcggaAATTGAGATTCATGATTCCGACTGGGAAGATAATGCTGGCGAAATAAGCCCAACCCACAAAGCATCGATGAAATCTCGCGAGCGCCGCGGGGACCAGTCGACTGATGAGCGTAGCGATGCTTATCACACTGCAACAGAGAATGATGATCCTTTCGAGACCGCCAATGAAAGAGAAACCGCCACCGAAAGTGAAGCCTTCCAGACCGGCGTCGAGAGCATGGCTGGCGAGAGTACTGATAGCGATGAACTCACTGAGACTGAAGATCGTGTCAATAGCAGCACTCCACGGGAACGGGTCTCATCCCTGACTTTGGCCAAGGCTCGTGACCGCACGTCTTACTACAGCACAGCATCAACCTCTGCCGATGAGGATAGCGAAGACCCCGGTACGCCGTCAGCTAGCCAGTTCTCCACCCCTCGATACCGCCtccggaagaagaggagtgTTGTTCGCAAGATTCGTCCCTCAGGAGAGGCCCCAATGGCGTTTGGCAGCCGACCCTCAAGTGCGCGGGACTCTCCAGCAACCAGCTTCACGCGGGAGGCTTCAGCGGCTCCAGAAGGCCAAAGTCTTTTCGCGGAACTTGCCGAActtgatggtgatgaagatgaagacggaAGTTTTGGACCGCCAATGCAATTTGATCCCGAGTCGCCTACCACGCCACGCATGGTTCCGGGATCTGATTCAAGGAGGCCGTCTGAGGCAAACATGGAGACTCCGCCGAAGCCTGCCATGGTTGACTCTGGTGTCATGACCGATCCTTGGGAACCGACACCGTCGTTGACATCTCATACCTCGGACGCCGAAACTGTCAGTGGTGTTCCTCTTACTCCTAAGAAGGCGGCGATGTCGGATGCCGGTACTGGCATGGAAGGTGTGGAGTCACCCAAGTTGGTCAATTCAGGAACTCAGTGGACTCCGCTGAAACCTGACGTAGACCTCAATGGCGATCAAGTCTTGAATGTCCCTACTCCGCCGAAGATGGCATGGGATGGGCAAAACGCGGACGAGCAACGAGAGGTCGAGATGCCCGATACCCCGAAGACGCAGATCGAGTTGGATGTTTCATCCATCTCTCATCAAGAAACCGAACCCGTGGCGCCGAGTTTCCCAGAGTTGAGCACGGCACTCTTTGTGGGCGGGACAACAGAACCCATTGCTGTCCCAACTCCTGTACAGCCCGAGGTGGCCTTGTCAACAATCTCATCGCAATCCAGCGAACCCAAATCGCCCATCATCCCTGTAATTCCCGAGCCAGAACCGGCTTACGTACCGGACATGGTCTTCTCTCAAATATCGGTGCTAGATACACTGCCAGTTGCTGCCAGCCTGCCAGTACCAGAGGTTGAACCGGTGGTATCTCGTTCCGAGCAAGGGACCAGTACAGATGTCGTCGAGTTCTCGATTTCAGCCATTTCTTCAGAACAAACTGAGCCTATCGAAGCTGTTCCTGAAGCCAAGGAAGACACTGTGGTTCCTGTCCCTATGGTTGTAGACGAGGCTGTCCCTGATCCGACCCTTCCCGACTTGAGCATCTCCTTCATACCTCCGGCGTACACCGAGCCAATTTCTCCAGAGACTCAAGAGGTTGCTGTTCCATCTGTGCCACAGTTATCATTGTCTACGGTCAACTCGGTTGAGACTCCTCCGGTCGAACATGCTCCAGCTGTAGTATATCTACCTTCTCTACCCGTGGTTGATGAGAACACTCCACCCGGTGCAATGGCGAGCTCCAAAGCAATCAAGGATGGCCCACCTCAAGTTGTCGTGGACGACAGCGCAGACAGGGATACTGCTGATGAAACAGTTACTCAAGAGCCTGGTGCGACGTTGCCCCTAGGCGCTATTTCTGGGAACGCAGCCCCTCGCCGCGCAAGGGCGGACTCGTCTCACCAGGCTGACCAGGGCGCTCAAACCATTTTATCGTCCAAGCAAATTGACCAGCTCCTTCTTGACCGTGTTTCTTCAAGACCACTTTCACCCCCTGACAGCGACCGGACCAAGGAAATGAATAGCTCACCTTTCAATACGCCCAAGGTGCGATCACGCCCTGTTCCCGCTCCCCTGGCCTCAAGCACCTCCCCCCACAAGAGGCCCGGAAGTGCCAACAGCCAAGCGTCAAGTGTTCAAATCCACCCTCCATTGCCGGTTGACCACAGAGAGGCCATCttggctgcggagaagaaatCAATGGAGCAACGTCCGACGTCTGCTGGCTTGATGGGTCCACCACTTGCGCCAGCTTCCGCCTATAGAACGAATGGCGCGCAACGTCCTCGAACACCGAATGAGTCCGCTGTCCAAGCTGGCTCCGCAAAGACAACTACATCGCGAGCCAGCATGAGACGTGATAGCCACATGTCACGACGATCTTCGGTGTCTTCATTCGCGTCTGAGTTGGAAGAGCGTTTCAATATGCAACCCCACCCACCCTTTGCACCACCGCAGGGATATTCCATGGGAACTGATCCTCGGATGATTCAAGCAATCACGCAAACCATGATTGGTGAATTCCTGTGGAAATATACTCGCCGCGCCGTGTCTGGAGATATCTCCAACACCAGACACCGCCGATACTTCTGGGTCCACCCGTACACAAGGACATTGTACTGGAGCGAACACGATCCGCAATCTTCTGGTAAGAGCGAGGGTCGAACCAAGAGCGTTCCAATTGAGGCTGTCAGAGTGGTGGCGGACGATAATCCATACCCACCTGGACTTCACTGCAAGAGCTTGGAAGTTGTTAGTCCTGGCCGTAGAATAAGGTTCACCGCGACTACGAGCCAAAGGCACGAGACATGGTTTAATGCGCTCTCGTACTTGCTTGTACGAAACGGCccggaggacgaagatgcagATAACAATGTTACCCTGGAAGACATTGACGAGTTCAACCCCGGATTCCGTTCTCGATCGCGTCAAACTGCACGCATGTCAGTTTCCTCGGGGCAGAGCCGTGGCGGCACGCGTAATCTACCCAAGCAACGTTCAGGCTCAGCAATGTCTTTACGCCCGAGTTTGACACCCGGCCGTGCATCCCCGGCGTATCCCCCGTCGCATTACTCGGACCAGGCTCGCCAGAGCTCAGCGTCTCGCCTGAGCACCATTTTTAACTCGACAATCAAGGGGTCTTTTGGACGTAAAGGCCCTGGATATGCGGCGTCCAGTGTGAATGAAGGCAGCCTCCACAACCATGACAGTGTGGAGGATCTTCAACATGTGCACGATCATGATGGGGATCGACTCGAAAACGTTCGTGCTTGCTGCGATGGCAAGCATGATGTCAGTTCTCTCTCGAGAAACAGCCGCTATAGCCCTCGTGCCAACCGGATTCATTCCCATCACTGA
- the CWC24 gene encoding U2-type spliceosomal complex subunit CWC24 (COG:A;~EggNog:ENOG410PJWC;~InterPro:IPR001841,IPR017907,IPR000571,IPR013083, IPR039971,IPR036855;~PFAM:PF13923,PF14634,PF13920,PF00642,PF00097, PF13445;~go_function: GO:0046872 - metal ion binding [Evidence IEA]), which yields MADAAPPVAFKKRSVKKGNFRKKPESPPPDADSDSSFTSSDDEEGHRIKRRRKNAVVSASSGSNVRRAINSDEPVAAAATSLAPSNDATKHSNWYDDELNAKNLLGSIRARPESSAPDAPDGTYKGAANYQSFIQKNPNAPTKQFGPIKAPTNVRTVTYMDYAPDVCKDYKLTGYCGFGDGCKFSHMREDYKQGWELDRDWDVNTKGKNVAGKVVSQRGDKTGDNEDDDEEELENIPFACIICRKPYQNPIITKCGHYFCEACALQRYRKSPSCAACGAGTGGVFNVAKKLNSLLEKKRERARQRREQAIADGEEVSSEEDEEADSS from the coding sequence ATGGCGGACGCAGCGCCTCCAGTCGCTTTCAAAAAGCGTTCGGTCAAGAAGGGCAACTTCCGCAAGAAGCCTGAATCGCCGCCTCCCGATGCGGATTCCGACTCGAGTTTCACATCctccgacgatgaagaaggccatAGAATCAAGAGGCGTCGGAAGAACGCGGTAGTTTCTGCATCGTCAGGGTCAAATGTGCGACGAGCAATCAACTCCGATGAGCCTGTTGCCGCCGCGGCTACTTCTCTAGCCCCGTCCAACGACGCCACCAAACACTCCAACTGGTACGATGATGAATTAAATGCAAAGAACCTCCTAGGATCGATACGAGCTCGCCCAGAGTCCTCTGCCCCGGACGCGCCTGACGGTACATATAAGGGCGCTGCCAATTACCAATCGTTCATTCAGAAAAACCCCAATGCTCCAACGAAGCAGTTCGGTCCCATCAAAGCGCCAACCAATGTGCGGACAGTGACATACATGGATTATGCGCCCGATGTTTGTAAGGACTACAAACTCACCGGATACTGTGGTTTCGGGGATGGCTGCAAGTTCAGTCATATGCGTGAAGATTATAAGCAGGGCTGGGAGTTAGATCGGGACTGGGACGTCAACACGAAAGGCAAAAACGTGGCCGGCAAGGTGGTATCACAACGGGGTGACAAAACTGGCGAtaatgaggatgacgatgaggaagagctggaaaatATCCCCTTCGCATGCATTATCTGCAGAAAACCATACCAGAATCCCATCATTACAAAATGTGGTCACTACTTCTGCGAGGCGTGCGCTCTGCAGCGTTATCGAAAGAGCCCATCCTGTGCTGCCTGCGGGGCTGGCACTGGCGGGGTTTTCAACGTCGCGAAGAAGCTCAACAGCTTgctcgagaagaagagggagcgAGCGCGGCAGCGCCGAGAACAGGCCATtgccgatggcgaggaagttagcagcgaggaagacgaagaggcaGACAGCTCGTGA
- a CDS encoding DUF3431 domain-containing protein (COG:S;~EggNog:ENOG410PV22;~InterPro:IPR021838;~PFAM:PF11913) codes for MKSGYRIALSLSLIVCIPAYFLLAHFADLSDQYHAGVYLIDWLSSKDTHLDKWAAYNGTIRDKVVVMARLEEEPVHWVHDELPDWQRAIYTVNPSADTVTDSNRLKTPRNKGHESMAYLTYLIDYYDNLPSTIAFVHSHRSGFLMAWHVDAPMHDNVAALRSLQLDFVQRNGYVNLRCNQNPGCGAPDKPNGHVTEDVWTEIFEGTSTPPLNSTTSPSSLDEDDEYSHDHHEKKSKYLQMPTSVAAACCAQFAVSRDQVLQRPKEDYIKIRQWVIDTDKNDAASGRVMEYIWHVIFGKDSVYCPDQELCYCQVYGQC; via the exons ATGAAGAGCGGCTATCGCATTgcactctctctctccttaATCGTCTGCATCCCCGCATACTTTCTGCTCGCTCATTTCGCAGACCTCTCCGATCAGTATCACGCTGGCGTCTACCTGATCGACTGGCTAAGCAGCAAAGATACCCACCTAGACAAATGGGCTGCCTACAATGGAACTATCAGGGACAAGGTGGTTGTCATGGCAAGGCTCGAAGAGGAGCCTGTACACTGGGTCCATGACGAACTTCCAGA TTGGCAACGCGCCATTTATACAGTAAATCCATCCGCGGACACAGTCACCGATAGCAACCGCCTCAAGACACCACGCAACAAAGGCCACGAGTCAATGGCCTACCTTACCTACTTAATAGACTATTACGACAACCTCCCATCCACAATCGCCTTCGTCCACTCCCATCGCTCGGGGTTCCTCATGGCCTGGCACGTTGATGCTCCAATGCACGATAATGTCGCCGCTCTGCGCTCATTGCAGCTCGATTTCGTCCAGCGCAACGGCTACGTCAATCTCCGGTGCAACCAAAACCCTGGCTGCGGCGCCCCCGATAAACCAAATGGACACGTCACTGAGGATGTTTGGACGGAAATATTTGAAGGAACTAGCACGCCGCCTCTAAACTCAACTACAAGTCCAAGTTCActcgacgaagacgacgaatACAGCCACGATCACCACGAAAAGAAATCGAAATACCTCCAAATGCCCACCTCAGTCGCAGCAGCATGTTGCGCACAGTTCGCCGTATCGCGAGACCAGGTCCTCCAGCGACCGAAGGAAGATTACATCAAGATCAGACAGTGGGTGATCGATACCGATAAAAACGACGCCGCTAGCGGTCGGGTTATGGAGTATATCTGGCACGTTATCTTTGGCAAAGACTCTGTATA CTGTCCTGACCAGGAACTTTGCTATTGCCAGGTATACGGGCAATGCTGA